The nucleotide sequence CGAGGGCTTCTCGATTGATCAGCCGATCAGCACCTCGACCATGTTGATGAGCGGATTGACGCCTTTGAAGGTTGTCACGCCCAAAGGCTATGCGCTTGTTTGTCTGGACTCGCGGCACAAAACTAGACTGCGTGTGATTGAACACCAGGCAGATCCGAAGGAGCAGTATCTTGTTTGTGAGGATGTCAGTCGGAAGCAAAGAAGAGCCAGAGAAGGCGATGGAGCAGCCGAGAAGTTGAAAAGCACAAAATTGCAGCTTTTCTTGACCAGGGATGTCAAGTGGAAGCGGGTGTTAGGTATTTACGATGCAGAGAACGTTGTGTTTGTCTAGAGATCAAGTAAGCTGCTGTAGAAGATAAACCTGAATTTGTTCATCGACAGATCAAATGAGCAACCATAGAGCAAAATTGAACCGAGTTTGTGCGAAATTGTTTGGGTAGGGCTCGCGCCTACCTATCAAGGGTTAATGATATTGTCCCTGACTTGGGAagaatctgtttcaaggaaACTTCGAGGAAGGTGGAACCAACGCTAGCCCCGATACTCACGACACTTGCATTGTTCCAGAATAAACTTATCCAAGGAATGCAACCATGCCTTGTTCTATATCTAAAGAAGAATAAACTTCAAATCCTACGAGACCAAAAAGTCTACAAATATCTCAACCGCCTCGTAGCATACGCCGCTCCCACGGCGCTGATAGCCCCTATGAACAGGCAAATCCCGATGGCGTTTGGCCCGTCACTCGGCGCCTGGGGCAGCTcctcgccaccgccgccatgcGACAGCTCAGGGCTCTTGCCGGGCTCCAGGATGGCAAACACGACCGCGCTGATAAAAGTTCCAATGAACTGCGGCAGCGTCGTGTAGATGTTCAGTATCCCAAAGTAGATACCGCTGAGCTCGCCACCACCTCCGCCGACCCTGGTCCCGTTGCCATCCTCAAGGAGAGCCGCCTGTGGAGCAGAGCTAGGCGCCGCGGCCGCGGCCACAACCTCCGTCTCCTCGCCGTTGACCCTGATGACGGGTGTGAGCAGCTCCACGGCCGAGGACGTGCTCAAGCGCCGGTACGGCTGGCCGGTGATGCCGTGCGTCATGCGGTTGACCTCGACGCCCATGAGAGCGGTGGGCGCCCACATGGAGATGGTCCAGGGGATGCCGCAGAGCGCGACCAGGATCGTGGCGAACCGGAAGGACGACGCCAGCGGTGCCATGAACATGGCAAAGGCGAACATGATGTATCCAAACGTCCAGACCGTGAGCAGGTCGGGTTTGAGGTGGCCAAGTTGGCCTAGCGAGCGGGCGACGCCGGGGAACCACGAGTGAAGGAAACTCTGCGACTTGGCCGCCTGTGATGTGACGGGTATgccatcgtcgtcctcgtcgtcgtcctctggACTGCGGACCAGGGGCGGAATAAGCCATGCGCCGAGGAACGTGATTATGGAATACACCGTCAGTGCGTAGCTGCCAATGCGACCCATCTCTCCCAGTGCATCACTGCTGCTCTTGGCATCGGCGGGAACGTCATAGCGAAAGTACGTCTCGCCCACCCAAGTGCTACTCTAAAAGTGACAGAATTCAATGCTCAGTCAgccattgttttttttttttcacaaatATCCCCAAGGGAACCAAACGCAGAACTCACATAGATCAAAAACGGATACCACCCGATCCACGACCAAAACACAGCCCAGCAGATCGCCTGGATCCTCACCGGCAGGGTCATCAGCGTGCTCCAAATCTGCCTAGGGACCTTGAACCTCTCACCACCGGCCACCAAACCCTTAGGCTCTGGCGCCGGCGCGACAAGTACGCGCTCAGAGACGGCCCAGCACGTGAGTGTCGAGAAGAAGAGGATGCCCGAGGCGGCGATGAGGGTGAGCTGCTTGAACTGCGTCTCGCCGAGGGTGGTGCCCAGCAGCGCGACCAGGTCGATGGCGCCGGCCCCGTATCCGAGGATGTGGCCGATGGCGCTCATGCGGCTCGCCCATGCGGCGCCGTCTTGCTGCTTGTGCATGGGCAGCGTGTCGACGATGAGGGACCGCGCGCACGACATGACGGCGTTGATGGCAAAGTCGGTCGTGTACAGAGCGAGTACCGCCAGCGCGATGGTCAGGAACCCTGTGAAGCCATTGTTTTCGGGATGGTCTCTCCTAATGGCAGTGGGTActtccgctgctgctgctgctgctgctcccgcCGCCGAGCTGGGGATGAAGAAAGATACAATGTCACGCGTGAAGCCGAGTGTGAGCAGGCCCATGGCTACAATGACTGAGCACATCATTATGAACGGTCGTCGCCGTCCCCATTTTGATGTCCATGTATCCGATATCACGCCGATGACGGGCTGAACTATCAGACCAGACAAGGGGCCAGCAATCCAGACCAGGGATGTTTGGCCTTTTGTAAGGCCCAAAGAGAGAAGGTACGGGGTGCAGTCTGATTGCCGTGAGATTCAAAGTCAGCATAAGCCACTTCTCTGTATCGCAACGCAACACCATCGCACCCTCCTGGCAGGTTGACTACCAGGCAACGGGGAACGAGTGGGGAACGAGTGGGGAACGAGGGTTGTCATCAACCTACAAGTCATCTCCACACCCCAAGTGAACGTCACCCCAACAGCGTTGCACGTCAACAGTACCATGCGCATCGTGTCAGAGCCGCCCTTGATGGCGGCCCTGCCCGACCAAGTGGCCATGTCCgtgggtgtgtgtgtgtgtgtcctCGACCGACTGAACCAACGTGTATATTGACGATGTTATCCACCTCTTGATGCCTGCTATTCCACCAACCCAACACACCTCCTGCTACGGCGCAAATGCCGGTATCGGACCTCCAGTGCTTGCCGTTATCGCGATCTACGGTCGATCGTTTGTATCGTGCAATTGTAGGTAAATGTGTGCCCAGTATCGCTGTACCGGGagcaaacgaaaaaaaaaaaaaaaaaaaaaaaaaaaaaccaccagCGACGGTATTTCTTGTCGCGTACGTTGCCCTGGGTCGCAAGTTCTTCTTCGTACTACAAAGCCAGACGGAAGCTGGCGTTACAGACTAAGACATACTCCAGCCccttttttggttcagctCGACTTCGTATAATCGCAGGCGGAGTTTTATCGAGGGGATCAAATTGACAGATTACAATGCTTCACATCGCTGGATACCAATAATAGTTTCTGGCGCTTTTGCATTTAAAAAAGGGATCAATGCCGGAAACAAATCGCAAGGTCGGTAAACATGTGtcaggaaaacaaaaaggacaAGAAAGCCAAGGAGTCAAGCCATGGTTTGAACGAAGGTTTTCAGGGATCGCGTAATCTCACCCAAATGGCTTCGAGGGCGAAGCGCCACAGCTTTTGGAAAGGTCAGGTAAGCTTATCGGGCGGTCCCCTGAAGAAAGGTTTAGCGGGCATCTCGGTCAAGTCGAGGTAGCCGTCCTACGGTATCCGGCGTCATGCATACAGCAGACAAGGGTCTGCTTGCAGCGCGTCGAATTGGCAGCAAGGCTGACTGACAGGTTGCAGTGCACTGCAGTTGAGTTGGCACTTTTGTGGATAAAAACAACTGCAAAATAATAATGGTGAGAACGACGATTCTGTGACGTACTCTTGATGTTTT is from Pyricularia oryzae 70-15 chromosome 2, whole genome shotgun sequence and encodes:
- a CDS encoding general alpha-glucoside permease, which encodes MATWSGRAAIKGGSDTMRMVLLTCNAVGVTFTWGVEMTYCTPYLLSLGLTKGQTSLVWIAGPLSGLIVQPVIGVISDTWTSKWGRRRPFIMMCSVIVAMGLLTLGFTRDIVSFFIPSSAAGAAAAAAAEVPTAIRRDHPENNGFTGFLTIALAVLALYTTDFAINAVMSCARSLIVDTLPMHKQQDGAAWASRMSAIGHILGYGAGAIDLVALLGTTLGETQFKQLTLIAASGILFFSTLTCWAVSERVLVAPAPEPKGLVAGGERFKVPRQIWSTLMTLPVRIQAICWAVFWSWIGWYPFLIYSSTWVGETYFRYDVPADAKSSSDALGEMGRIGSYALTVYSIITFLGAWLIPPLVRSPEDDDEDDDGIPVTSQAAKSQSFLHSWFPGVARSLGQLGHLKPDLLTVWTFGYIMFAFAMFMAPLASSFRFATILVALCGIPWTISMWAPTALMGVEVNRMTHGITGQPYRRLSTSSAVELLTPVIRVNGEETEVVAAAAAPSSAPQAALLEDGNGTRVGGGGGELSGIYFGILNIYTTLPQFIGTFISAVVFAILEPGKSPELSHGGGGEELPQAPSDGPNAIGICLFIGAISAVGAAYATRRLRYL